Proteins from one Streptosporangium becharense genomic window:
- a CDS encoding CBS domain-containing protein encodes MLVREVMTHPVVTVHPGDTVRRVIRVLHEHDITAVPVLDDTGRLVGIVSEMDLLRGEFDPDPRASMRPLPSRPASSAHRVEDVMTRQVVTVTETTDAATLTDLLVSKRIKSLPVVAGDHVVGMISRRDLIAALARPDEDLRSDVIAALREQFPSGPRWDVVVRDGIAEIRATTGETEEHDRIAGLIARTVPGVVRVTRPG; translated from the coding sequence ATGCTGGTCAGAGAGGTCATGACACACCCGGTGGTCACCGTGCACCCCGGCGACACGGTGCGGCGGGTGATCAGGGTTCTGCACGAGCACGACATCACCGCGGTGCCGGTCCTGGACGACACCGGCCGGTTGGTCGGGATCGTCAGCGAGATGGATCTGCTGCGCGGCGAGTTCGACCCGGACCCCCGCGCGAGCATGCGTCCCCTCCCCAGCCGGCCGGCTTCCTCCGCCCACCGGGTCGAGGACGTCATGACCCGGCAGGTCGTCACCGTCACCGAGACCACCGACGCGGCCACACTCACCGACCTGCTGGTGAGCAAGCGGATCAAGAGCCTGCCCGTGGTGGCGGGCGACCACGTCGTGGGCATGATCAGCCGCCGGGATCTGATCGCCGCACTGGCCCGCCCGGACGAGGACCTGCGTTCCGACGTGATCGCCGCGCTGCGCGAGCAGTTCCCCTCCGGCCCCCGCTGGGACGTCGTCGTCCGTGACGGCATCGCGGAGATCCGCGCGACCACCGGTGAGACGGAGGAGCACGACCGGATCGCCGGCCTGATCGCCCGCACGGTCCCCGGTGTCGTCCGGGTCACGCGTCCCGGGTGA
- a CDS encoding DUF305 domain-containing protein codes for MFANRSVLRRLALSVTAGAGALALLTACGGGDDAMTGHAGVSSSVPTPTASQSPGASFNDADVMFAQMMIPHHEQAVEMAELAETRAADAKVKELAAKIKAAQDPEIATMTEWLTAWGRPAVPEGGHGGHGMPGMMTEEDMVKLQAAKGAAFDRLFCRLMIAHHKGAIEMAGTEQAQGADPKAKELAKTIETAQQAEIEQMQEILDRL; via the coding sequence ATGTTCGCCAACCGATCCGTTCTTCGCAGGCTCGCGCTGTCCGTCACGGCGGGAGCCGGTGCCCTCGCGCTGCTCACCGCCTGCGGCGGGGGCGATGATGCGATGACAGGCCATGCCGGCGTGTCCAGCAGTGTCCCCACGCCGACCGCGAGCCAGTCGCCGGGAGCCTCCTTCAACGACGCCGACGTCATGTTCGCGCAGATGATGATCCCGCATCATGAGCAGGCCGTGGAGATGGCCGAGCTGGCCGAGACGCGGGCCGCTGATGCGAAGGTGAAGGAGCTGGCGGCGAAGATCAAGGCCGCCCAAGACCCGGAGATCGCCACCATGACCGAGTGGCTGACCGCCTGGGGCCGGCCTGCGGTTCCGGAGGGAGGCCATGGCGGGCACGGCATGCCCGGCATGATGACCGAGGAGGACATGGTCAAGCTCCAGGCGGCCAAGGGGGCAGCGTTCGACAGGCTCTTCTGCCGGCTGATGATCGCTCACCACAAGGGGGCGATCGAGATGGCCGGGACCGAGCAGGCGCAAGGGGCCGACCCCAAGGCCAAGGAGCTCGCCAAGACCATCGAGACCGCCCAGCAGGCGGAGATCGAGCAGATGCAGGAGATCCTCGACCGGCTCTGA
- a CDS encoding BlaI/MecI/CopY family transcriptional regulator, with protein MRGLGELESTVMERLWSYRRPTSVRDVLEDLRREREIAYTTVMTVMDKLHKKGLLRRKAVGRAYIYETVASKEAYTAELMRSTLASSGNQAATLVHFLERLTPEEAVALEAALRVYPLGDHG; from the coding sequence ATGCGTGGTCTGGGAGAGCTGGAGTCCACGGTCATGGAGCGCCTGTGGTCGTACCGCCGGCCCACGTCGGTCAGGGATGTGCTCGAAGACCTCCGCCGTGAGCGGGAGATCGCCTATACCACCGTCATGACGGTGATGGACAAGCTTCACAAGAAGGGCCTGCTCCGCAGGAAGGCGGTCGGCCGGGCGTACATCTACGAGACGGTGGCCAGCAAGGAGGCCTACACCGCGGAGCTGATGCGCAGCACGCTCGCCTCCAGCGGCAACCAGGCGGCCACGCTGGTGCACTTCCTGGAGCGGCTGACCCCCGAGGAGGCGGTCGCGTTGGAGGCCGCGCTGCGGGTGTATCCGCTCGGGGATCACGGATGA
- a CDS encoding heavy-metal-associated domain-containing protein, with translation MCTACSCGTADAVTAPQAEAVARAADANVYTVGGMTCGHCVSSVSAEIGKVGGVTGVSVDLPTGVVTVRGTGFSTEEIRQAVDRAGYVLADASPTDASPAGAS, from the coding sequence ATGTGCACGGCATGCTCATGCGGCACCGCGGACGCCGTCACCGCCCCCCAGGCCGAGGCGGTGGCCCGAGCCGCCGACGCGAACGTCTACACGGTCGGCGGGATGACCTGCGGGCACTGCGTCTCGTCGGTCTCCGCCGAGATCGGCAAGGTCGGCGGTGTCACCGGGGTCTCGGTCGACCTGCCCACCGGCGTCGTCACCGTCCGTGGCACGGGCTTCTCCACCGAGGAGATCCGCCAGGCCGTCGACCGGGCCGGTTACGTCCTGGCCGACGCCTCGCCCACCGACGCCTCGCCCGCCGGCGCCTCGTAG
- a CDS encoding ABC transporter ATP-binding protein, producing the protein MTVQVRDLTFSYGREPVLSGVDLTVASGEFVALLGVNGCGKSTLLKLIAGLLTPTEGVVLLDGIPLSGLSRRQIARRVAVLHQSLPPVPGLTVEQLVRQGRYPARGPLGMLWEPDADHHTEEALDLAGVTHLAGRVLDTLSGGERQRVRLALAVAQRAPVLLLDEPTAHLDIRHQLEVLTVVRELRAARGLTVIAVLHEIDHAARFAERIVALRGGRVHADGPPDRVVTPRLLAEVFGVAGRVVMDELHRSPRCLPDHPVATPVAASGGA; encoded by the coding sequence ATGACCGTCCAGGTACGTGACCTGACCTTCTCCTACGGCCGCGAACCGGTGCTGTCCGGTGTCGACCTGACCGTCGCCTCCGGCGAATTCGTCGCCCTCCTCGGTGTGAACGGCTGCGGCAAGAGCACCCTGCTCAAGCTGATCGCCGGACTGCTGACCCCCACGGAGGGAGTCGTCCTGCTCGACGGCATCCCGCTGAGCGGACTCTCGCGCCGGCAGATCGCCCGCCGGGTGGCCGTGCTGCACCAGAGTCTGCCTCCAGTGCCGGGGCTGACCGTGGAACAGCTCGTGCGACAGGGCCGTTATCCCGCCCGGGGCCCTCTCGGCATGCTCTGGGAACCCGACGCCGATCACCACACCGAGGAGGCCCTCGACCTGGCCGGGGTGACCCACCTGGCGGGCCGGGTGCTGGACACCCTGTCGGGTGGTGAGCGGCAGCGCGTCCGGCTGGCCCTGGCCGTGGCCCAGCGGGCCCCCGTCCTGCTCCTGGACGAACCCACCGCCCACCTCGACATCCGTCACCAGCTGGAGGTCCTCACCGTCGTACGTGAACTGCGAGCCGCGCGCGGCCTGACCGTCATCGCGGTCCTGCACGAGATCGATCACGCGGCCCGCTTCGCCGAGCGCATCGTGGCGCTGCGCGGAGGAAGAGTCCACGCCGACGGCCCGCCGGACCGGGTGGTCACCCCCAGACTGCTCGCGGAGGTGTTCGGCGTGGCCGGCAGAGTCGTCATGGACGAGCTGCACCGCAGTCCGCGCTGCCTGCCCGACCACCCCGTCGCCACGCCCGTCGCCGCGTCCGGTGGCGCGTGA
- a CDS encoding CBS domain-containing protein, which yields MQVKVKDVMTRQVASVNGSTPFKDVAEVLIAHGVSAVPVVDGEGHVIGVVSEADLLHKEEFKERYYHEGYQPPLRARMRHHLAREGDHGRDKARGDVAAELMTAPAVTVQPYASIVTATRLMEEHGVKRLPVVDRDGVLQGIVSRHDLLKVFVRGDADIAEEVREDILGHSLWAEPNDATATVSQGIVTLTGRMHRRGDAQLAVLMTRRVDGVVDVIDELEWDVDDTPAWRAR from the coding sequence ATGCAGGTGAAGGTCAAGGACGTCATGACCAGGCAGGTGGCCTCGGTCAACGGCAGCACCCCGTTCAAGGACGTCGCCGAGGTGCTCATCGCCCACGGGGTGAGCGCGGTCCCCGTCGTCGACGGTGAGGGGCACGTCATCGGCGTCGTCTCCGAGGCGGACCTGCTGCACAAGGAGGAGTTCAAGGAACGCTACTACCACGAGGGGTACCAGCCGCCGTTGCGCGCCCGGATGCGCCACCACCTCGCCCGGGAGGGCGACCACGGCCGCGACAAGGCCCGGGGCGACGTCGCCGCGGAGCTGATGACCGCCCCGGCGGTCACGGTCCAGCCCTACGCCTCGATCGTGACCGCGACGAGGTTGATGGAGGAGCACGGGGTCAAGCGGCTGCCCGTGGTCGACCGCGACGGGGTGCTCCAGGGCATCGTCAGCCGCCATGACCTGCTGAAGGTCTTCGTCCGCGGCGACGCCGACATCGCCGAGGAGGTGCGCGAGGACATCCTCGGCCATTCCTTGTGGGCCGAGCCCAACGACGCCACCGCCACCGTCTCGCAGGGAATCGTCACGCTCACCGGGCGCATGCACCGGCGCGGCGACGCCCAGCTCGCCGTGCTGATGACCCGCCGGGTGGACGGGGTCGTCGACGTGATCGACGAACTGGAGTGGGACGTCGACGACACCCCGGCCTGGAGGGCACGGTAA
- a CDS encoding DUF305 domain-containing protein, with translation MSDNRSITRRLALTATAGAGALALLTACGNSDGTVTKLAGMADAPVASPTRQPGASFNEADVMFAQMMIEHHRQAVEMADLAETRATNPEVKQLAGKIKEAQQPEIDTMTGWLSEWGVPGTPAPAETPSEGMGGHGMPGMMSPEDMRKLEAAEGAEFDRLFLRMMIDHHEGAIKMARIEQERGTSPEAEELAKIIETTQQAEIEQMRKLLDRM, from the coding sequence ATGTCCGACAACCGATCCATCACCCGCAGGCTCGCTCTGACCGCCACAGCGGGAGCCGGTGCCCTCGCGCTGCTCACCGCCTGCGGAAACAGCGACGGCACCGTGACCAAGCTCGCCGGCATGGCCGATGCCCCGGTTGCCTCCCCGACCCGGCAGCCGGGTGCGTCCTTCAACGAAGCGGACGTGATGTTCGCCCAGATGATGATCGAACACCACCGGCAGGCCGTGGAGATGGCCGACCTGGCCGAGACGCGCGCCACGAACCCCGAGGTCAAGCAACTGGCCGGCAAGATCAAGGAGGCTCAGCAGCCGGAGATCGACACCATGACGGGCTGGTTGTCAGAGTGGGGCGTGCCCGGGACGCCCGCACCGGCCGAGACGCCCTCGGAGGGGATGGGGGGCCATGGCATGCCCGGAATGATGAGCCCCGAGGACATGCGGAAGCTGGAGGCGGCCGAGGGGGCGGAGTTCGACCGCCTGTTCCTGCGGATGATGATCGACCACCACGAGGGGGCGATCAAGATGGCCAGGATCGAGCAGGAGCGGGGAACCAGTCCGGAGGCCGAGGAACTGGCCAAGATCATCGAGACTACCCAGCAGGCGGAGATCGAGCAGATGAGGAAGCTGCTCGACCGAATGTGA
- a CDS encoding TetR/AcrR family transcriptional regulator, with protein MVRGLSEKSRARREEMIGELLTLFLAEGFAAFSVEDLARRLRCSKSTLYLVAPSKEQIVVTVVRAFFKGAAARIEARVAVRDAGERLASYLEAVAGELRPASPAFYADLAAFAPANEVYLDNTRMAAGRVRDLVAEGVEAGRLRPVDASFVGAAVGQVMAAVQRGEIKAATGLDDAEAYRRLADLLMTGLTGDRVHR; from the coding sequence ATGGTCAGAGGCCTGTCGGAGAAGTCACGCGCACGCCGCGAGGAGATGATCGGCGAGTTGCTCACCCTCTTCCTGGCCGAGGGTTTCGCCGCCTTCAGCGTCGAAGACCTGGCCAGGCGGCTGCGCTGCTCGAAGAGCACGCTGTACCTGGTCGCGCCGAGCAAGGAACAGATCGTGGTCACGGTCGTGCGCGCGTTCTTCAAGGGCGCCGCGGCCCGGATCGAGGCCCGGGTGGCCGTGCGCGACGCGGGGGAGCGGCTGGCCTCCTACCTGGAGGCGGTCGCCGGGGAGCTGCGACCGGCGTCTCCGGCGTTCTACGCCGACCTCGCCGCGTTCGCGCCGGCCAACGAGGTCTATCTGGACAACACCCGCATGGCGGCCGGGCGGGTGCGCGACCTGGTCGCCGAAGGGGTCGAGGCCGGGCGGCTACGCCCCGTCGACGCCTCGTTCGTGGGGGCCGCGGTGGGACAGGTGATGGCCGCCGTCCAGCGTGGCGAGATCAAGGCCGCGACCGGCCTGGACGACGCGGAGGCGTACCGGCGGCTCGCCGATCTCCTCATGACCGGCCTCACCGGCGACCGCGTCCACCGATAG
- a CDS encoding GNAT family N-acetyltransferase, whose amino-acid sequence MRIDVTGAGGSGSPDKDPVFYDLGPMGPSRTLSAAEISSERLLLRRALHDADREGFIELSTDPEVQAYIGGPRPRSDVEQRFDAAIADATSKPGAYVIADSTTNRFIGTLMLARRSAEAPGHVTEDGGELELGYVLRRSAWGVGFAFEAATAVLRAAADELPDQPVLLVTQTANKRSLKLAARLGFRPVSTFEEYGAEQTLCVAPLSMFKI is encoded by the coding sequence AGCGGCAGCCCGGACAAGGATCCCGTGTTCTATGATCTCGGGCCTATGGGCCCATCACGCACGCTGTCCGCCGCGGAAATCTCTTCGGAGCGACTCCTGCTTCGCAGAGCGTTGCACGATGCCGACCGTGAAGGGTTCATCGAGCTTTCGACCGATCCCGAGGTTCAGGCGTACATCGGCGGTCCCCGGCCTCGGAGTGACGTCGAGCAGCGCTTCGACGCAGCAATCGCCGACGCGACATCCAAGCCCGGCGCTTATGTCATCGCGGACAGCACGACGAACCGATTTATCGGAACGTTGATGCTCGCCCGCCGGTCGGCCGAGGCCCCCGGACATGTCACCGAGGATGGCGGGGAACTGGAACTGGGCTACGTACTGCGGCGCAGCGCATGGGGCGTGGGGTTCGCATTCGAGGCCGCGACGGCCGTGTTGCGCGCTGCGGCTGACGAACTCCCCGACCAGCCGGTCTTGCTCGTGACCCAGACCGCGAACAAGCGATCGCTGAAACTCGCCGCCCGCCTTGGCTTTCGCCCCGTCAGCACGTTCGAGGAGTACGGCGCCGAGCAGACCCTCTGCGTGGCTCCCCTGTCCATGTTCAAAATTTGA